One region of Flavobacterium pisciphilum genomic DNA includes:
- the msrA gene encoding peptide-methionine (S)-S-oxide reductase MsrA encodes MKNVSIATFGGGCFWCIEAVIQRLKGIVSIKSGYADGHIKNPAYREVCTGRTGHAEVVQVTFDPEIIPYQDLIAIFMTSHDPTTLNQQGADKGTQYRSVILYHDDEQKAIAEQVLEAVQPYYADPIVTELKPFEVFYEAEEDHQNYYNNNQEAGYCRMVIDPKVQKLRKMYADKLA; translated from the coding sequence ATGAAAAACGTATCTATAGCAACTTTTGGAGGAGGCTGTTTCTGGTGTATTGAAGCAGTTATTCAACGTTTAAAAGGCATTGTATCAATAAAATCAGGCTATGCTGATGGTCATATAAAAAACCCTGCTTATCGTGAGGTTTGCACCGGAAGAACAGGACATGCCGAGGTCGTTCAAGTAACTTTCGATCCTGAAATTATTCCCTATCAGGACTTAATAGCTATTTTTATGACAAGTCATGACCCTACGACTTTGAATCAACAAGGAGCTGACAAAGGGACACAGTATCGTTCAGTTATTTTATATCATGATGATGAGCAAAAAGCAATCGCAGAACAAGTACTTGAAGCAGTACAGCCTTATTACGCTGATCCTATCGTAACCGAGTTAAAGCCTTTTGAAGTATTTTACGAAGCCGAAGAAGATCATCAAAATTATTACAACAATAATCAGGAAGCTGGTTATTGCCGAATGGTAATTGACCCCAAAGTGCAAAAATTAAGAAAAATGTATGCCGATAAACTCGCATAA
- a CDS encoding YpdA family putative bacillithiol disulfide reductase: MAVEQYDLIIVGGGPIGLACAIEAQKKKLKYLIIEKGAIVNSIFNYPLYMTFFSTAERLEIGDIPFNCLAPKPGRQEALEYYRNIHRYFNFRIHLFEKVMQVIKQENSLFKITTNKGLYEAKHVVIATGFYDIPIHMDVKGEELPQVRHYYKEAHEYAFRNVVVVGANNSSVDAALECWRKGANVTMVIRKSEINNRVKYWVKPDIENRIAEGSIKAYFESNITEIREDEVVIDTPNGKVTLENDFVLALTGYKPDLTFLEKMGIELSDDKRRVPTYNPETMETNVAGLFLAGVVCGGMETHKWFIENSRVHANLILDCISSK; this comes from the coding sequence ATGGCAGTTGAACAATACGATTTGATAATTGTGGGAGGTGGACCAATAGGTTTGGCTTGTGCAATCGAAGCACAAAAGAAAAAATTAAAGTATTTGATTATAGAAAAAGGAGCAATTGTAAATAGTATTTTCAATTATCCACTGTATATGACATTCTTTTCTACAGCCGAAAGACTTGAAATAGGAGATATACCCTTTAATTGTCTTGCTCCAAAGCCAGGACGACAAGAAGCATTAGAGTACTATCGCAATATTCATCGTTATTTTAATTTTAGAATTCACTTATTCGAAAAGGTGATGCAAGTTATCAAACAAGAAAACTCTCTTTTTAAAATAACGACCAATAAAGGGTTGTATGAAGCTAAGCATGTTGTTATTGCAACGGGCTTTTATGATATTCCAATCCACATGGATGTAAAAGGGGAAGAGTTGCCACAGGTACGTCATTATTATAAAGAGGCGCATGAATACGCTTTTAGAAATGTTGTGGTGGTTGGCGCAAACAATTCATCAGTTGATGCAGCTTTAGAATGTTGGCGAAAAGGAGCCAATGTGACAATGGTAATTCGCAAAAGCGAAATAAACAACCGTGTGAAATATTGGGTAAAACCAGACATAGAGAATAGAATAGCCGAAGGAAGTATAAAAGCTTATTTTGAGTCAAATATTACCGAAATCAGAGAAGATGAGGTAGTAATTGATACTCCAAACGGAAAAGTAACTCTTGAAAATGATTTTGTTTTGGCGCTTACGGGCTATAAACCAGATTTGACATTTCTGGAGAAAATGGGAATTGAATTGTCAGATGACAAAAGAAGAGTACCAACATACAATCCCGAAACAATGGAAACCAATGTTGCAGGATTGTTTTTGGCAGGTGTTGTTTGTGGCGGAATGGAAACTCATAAATGGTTTATAGAGAATTCACGTGTTCATGCCAACTTGATATTGGATTGTATTTCTTCTAAATAA
- a CDS encoding protein adenylyltransferase SelO → MKKLNIHNRFTAELPEDPLNTNETRQVLNTCFSYVNPRIPSEPKLIHASEAVAELIGLLPGDIQSESFLNVFSGKEVLPNTHPYAMCYAGHQFGNWAGQLGDGRAINLTEVEHNDQFYTLQLKGAGKTPYSRTADGLAVLRSSIREHLCSEAMFYLGAPTTRSLALLLSGDEVLRDMLYDGNPAYEKGAIVCRVAPSFIRFGSFEMLTARNELKNLKSFADYTIKYYYPEIKEEDDKKTYIQFFKAVADKTRKMILDWQRVGFVHGVMNTDNMSIHGLTIDFGPYGWLEDYDPNWTPNTTDRQHKRYRYGNQANVAKWNLFQLANALYPLINEAEGLESILESFSDLYDEEYKEMMLNKLGISTPKEADTKIISDLEANLQLSETDMTLFFRNLNKIKKEESAEQAFACIQDAFYKPEEIKSSVLNTWLQWFSDYLKRLGSEKISDDERAVNLNKVNPKYVLRNYMAQLSIDAADKGDYSLVDELHQLLKKPYDEQPEYEKWFAKRPDWARDKVGCSMLSCSS, encoded by the coding sequence ATGAAAAAATTAAATATACATAATCGGTTTACAGCCGAGCTTCCTGAGGACCCACTAAACACGAATGAAACAAGGCAGGTTTTAAACACTTGTTTTTCTTATGTTAACCCACGAATTCCTTCTGAACCAAAATTAATCCACGCTTCTGAAGCAGTCGCTGAGTTAATCGGGCTTTTGCCTGGAGATATTCAATCTGAATCATTCTTGAATGTTTTTTCTGGGAAAGAAGTATTACCCAATACCCATCCTTATGCCATGTGTTATGCAGGGCATCAATTTGGAAACTGGGCAGGACAATTAGGCGACGGTAGAGCTATAAATTTGACCGAGGTAGAGCACAACGACCAATTTTACACTTTACAGCTAAAAGGAGCTGGAAAAACACCTTATTCCAGAACTGCTGACGGATTGGCTGTATTGCGTTCTTCTATTCGTGAGCATTTATGTAGCGAAGCCATGTTTTACTTAGGGGCTCCAACCACACGCTCCCTTGCTTTGTTATTATCTGGTGATGAAGTATTGCGTGATATGTTGTATGATGGCAATCCTGCTTATGAAAAAGGAGCTATTGTATGCCGTGTAGCGCCATCGTTTATACGTTTTGGAAGCTTCGAGATGTTAACAGCAAGAAATGAGCTTAAAAACCTGAAATCTTTTGCTGATTACACTATCAAGTATTATTATCCTGAGATAAAAGAAGAGGATGATAAAAAGACCTACATCCAGTTTTTTAAAGCCGTTGCCGATAAAACTCGAAAGATGATTCTTGACTGGCAACGTGTAGGCTTTGTTCATGGTGTAATGAATACTGATAATATGTCGATTCATGGACTAACAATCGATTTTGGTCCTTATGGATGGCTAGAAGATTACGATCCTAACTGGACGCCTAATACAACCGACAGACAACATAAAAGATACCGTTATGGTAATCAAGCAAATGTTGCAAAATGGAACTTATTTCAATTAGCAAATGCGTTGTATCCTTTGATTAATGAGGCTGAAGGATTAGAAAGCATTTTAGAATCTTTCTCTGATTTATATGATGAGGAATATAAAGAAATGATGCTTAACAAACTGGGAATTTCAACTCCTAAAGAAGCTGATACTAAAATCATTTCGGATTTAGAGGCTAATTTGCAATTGTCTGAAACTGATATGACTCTCTTTTTTAGAAACTTAAATAAAATCAAAAAAGAAGAATCTGCTGAACAAGCATTTGCATGCATTCAAGATGCTTTTTATAAACCTGAAGAAATTAAAAGTTCTGTTTTAAACACTTGGCTACAATGGTTCTCAGATTATTTAAAGCGTTTGGGCTCTGAAAAAATCTCTGACGATGAACGAGCAGTAAATCTAAACAAAGTAAATCCGAAGTACGTATTACGCAACTATATGGCACAATTAAGCATTGATGCAGCCGATAAAGGCGATTACTCACTAGTAGATGAGTTGCATCAATTACTTAAAAAACCTTATGATGAGCAACCTGAATATGAAAAATGGTTTGCTAAACGACCTGATTGGGCAAGAGACAAAGTAGGCTGTTCTATGCTTTCTTGCAGTTCTTAA
- a CDS encoding aminotransferase class V-fold PLP-dependent enzyme — protein MNIKNNTTALEAYFQDFRKNIIGIDQEFTSPYGKKQIIYTDWTASGRLYRPIEEKIINQFGPFVANTHTETTVSGTAMTKAYHHARNIIKRHVNANQDDILITDGTGMTGVVNKFQRILGLKVPENLKDFTAIPADKKPVVFISHMEHHSNQTSWLETIADVEIIPACEKGLFSLEKLEILLDKYKDRAYKIASITSCSNVTGIKTPYYEAAKLMHQHNGVCFVDFACSGPYVKINMHPEDPEAYLDAIFFSPHKFLGGPGTSGVLIFNKKLYKNMIPDCPGGGTVSWTNPWGEHKYIDNIEDREDGGTPGFLQVIKTALAIELKEQMGVDNMLQREHEIVDFVFNELNDISNIKILAAQHQERLGVISFFIEDLHFNLGVKILNDRFGIQTRGGCSCAGTYGHFLLHVDQETSNKLINEITIGDLIRKPGWIRMSIHPTTTSEEIAFVCNSIKELAQNHKTWALDYEYNKETNEFIHENVNSFEDELVAGWFAS, from the coding sequence ATGAATATCAAAAACAATACCACGGCTTTAGAAGCTTATTTCCAAGATTTTCGCAAAAATATTATTGGAATCGATCAGGAATTTACCTCTCCTTATGGTAAAAAACAGATAATTTATACCGACTGGACTGCAAGCGGACGTTTGTATAGACCAATTGAAGAGAAAATTATAAACCAATTTGGACCTTTTGTCGCAAATACGCACACAGAAACAACTGTGTCAGGTACTGCCATGACAAAAGCGTACCATCATGCCAGAAATATTATTAAACGTCATGTCAATGCCAACCAAGATGATATTTTAATTACTGATGGAACAGGAATGACAGGTGTTGTTAATAAATTTCAACGTATTTTAGGCTTAAAAGTTCCTGAGAACTTAAAAGACTTCACAGCAATTCCTGCAGATAAAAAACCAGTTGTTTTTATCTCACATATGGAACACCACTCAAACCAAACTAGTTGGTTGGAGACTATTGCTGATGTTGAGATTATTCCAGCTTGCGAAAAAGGACTTTTTAGCCTTGAAAAATTAGAGATTTTATTAGATAAATATAAAGACAGAGCTTATAAAATAGCTTCAATCACTTCTTGTTCAAACGTTACAGGAATAAAAACACCATACTATGAGGCTGCTAAATTAATGCACCAACATAATGGGGTTTGTTTTGTGGATTTTGCTTGCTCAGGTCCTTATGTGAAAATAAATATGCACCCAGAAGATCCAGAGGCCTATTTGGACGCGATTTTCTTTTCTCCACATAAATTTTTAGGAGGCCCAGGAACATCAGGAGTTTTAATTTTTAATAAAAAATTATATAAGAACATGATTCCAGATTGCCCAGGAGGAGGAACCGTAAGTTGGACAAATCCTTGGGGTGAGCATAAATACATCGATAATATCGAAGATCGTGAAGATGGTGGAACTCCAGGCTTTTTACAAGTAATCAAAACTGCTTTGGCAATCGAGCTAAAAGAGCAAATGGGAGTTGATAATATGTTGCAACGTGAACATGAAATCGTAGATTTTGTTTTCAATGAATTGAACGACATTTCGAATATTAAAATCTTAGCAGCACAACATCAGGAGCGTTTAGGTGTAATTTCATTTTTTATCGAAGATTTGCATTTTAATCTAGGAGTAAAAATATTGAATGATAGATTCGGTATTCAAACTAGAGGAGGTTGTAGTTGTGCAGGTACCTACGGGCACTTTTTATTGCATGTTGATCAAGAAACTTCTAATAAACTGATAAACGAAATCACTATTGGAGATTTAATACGCAAACCGGGTTGGATAAGAATGTCAATTCATCCAACAACAACTAGCGAAGAAATTGCTTTTGTTTGTAATAGTATTAAAGAACTAGCTCAAAATCACAAAACATGGGCTTTAGATTATGAGTATAATAAAGAAACCAACGAATTTATTCATGAAAATGTAAATTCATTCGAAGACGAATTAGTCGCAGGTTGGTTTGCTTCATAA
- a CDS encoding CYTH domain-containing protein, producing the protein MVEIERKFLVKSTDFKEQAYAQNRIAQGYLCSEPKRTVRIRIKGEKGYITIKGIGSESGMSRFEWENEIPLEEAQELLKLCEKGKIEKTRFEIKSGNHVFEVDEFYGENEGLIIAEIELQSETDTFDKPDWLGEEVTNDPRYYNAYLSKNPFSEWKNK; encoded by the coding sequence ATGGTTGAAATAGAAAGAAAGTTTTTGGTTAAATCGACCGATTTTAAAGAGCAAGCCTACGCTCAAAATCGGATTGCGCAAGGTTATTTATGTTCAGAACCAAAACGTACAGTACGCATTCGTATAAAAGGGGAAAAAGGATATATCACAATAAAAGGAATAGGGAGTGAGAGTGGAATGTCGCGATTTGAATGGGAAAATGAAATTCCGCTAGAAGAAGCACAGGAATTATTAAAATTATGCGAAAAAGGTAAAATTGAGAAAACCAGATTCGAAATAAAATCAGGAAACCATGTTTTTGAAGTAGATGAATTTTACGGAGAAAACGAAGGATTGATAATTGCCGAAATAGAGCTTCAATCAGAAACAGATACATTTGATAAGCCAGATTGGTTGGGAGAAGAAGTAACCAATGACCCAAGGTATTACAATGCTTATCTAAGTAAAAATCCATTTTCAGAATGGAAAAATAAATAG
- a CDS encoding OmpA family protein, whose translation MKEPADNIEKVVIVKETVTEIVPFVINGDGIDYRSSDNIKFLKNSASVILPVKDSVTIGIEKLKMFLDGKPKQKVTITGYATTEEKNTTTYPNLGLARANDVKNYFVSKGLPAGNFDTKGEIIDSWKTNADTLLGPVSFQINTLTDSVATKTDGEDFAALKAKINADPLVLHFNTNKSNNNLNDAERQKIKDITYYILHVNDGTLLVVGHSDNVGKRESNVVLGQKRADFTKNYLSKNGIDSGKIETQSKGPDEPVGDNSTADGKANNRRTVVTIK comes from the coding sequence ATGAAAGAACCTGCAGACAATATCGAAAAAGTAGTTATTGTAAAAGAAACCGTCACGGAGATTGTTCCTTTTGTAATTAATGGTGATGGTATTGACTACCGCAGTAGCGACAATATCAAATTCCTGAAGAACAGTGCTTCGGTTATCTTACCAGTAAAGGACTCTGTTACCATTGGCATTGAAAAACTAAAAATGTTTTTGGATGGCAAACCTAAACAAAAGGTTACTATTACTGGATACGCCACTACTGAGGAAAAAAACACTACAACCTATCCTAATCTAGGATTAGCGAGGGCAAATGATGTTAAAAATTATTTTGTATCAAAAGGTTTACCTGCTGGAAATTTTGACACCAAAGGAGAGATCATTGATAGTTGGAAAACAAATGCAGATACGCTTTTAGGTCCTGTTTCATTTCAAATAAACACCTTAACAGATTCTGTTGCGACTAAGACTGATGGTGAAGATTTTGCTGCTTTAAAAGCCAAAATAAATGCTGATCCTTTAGTTCTTCATTTTAATACCAACAAGTCTAATAATAATCTAAATGATGCAGAACGTCAGAAAATTAAAGATATCACGTATTACATTCTTCATGTAAATGATGGTACCTTACTAGTTGTTGGGCATTCTGATAATGTTGGAAAACGGGAGTCAAATGTTGTTTTAGGTCAAAAACGTGCTGATTTTACTAAAAACTATTTATCTAAAAATGGTATTGATAGTGGCAAAATTGAAACCCAATCTAAAGGACCTGATGAACCTGTAGGCGATAATTCAACTGCCGATGGTAAAGCAAACAATCGTAGAACTGTAGTCACAATAAAATAA